In Glycine max cultivar Williams 82 chromosome 7, Glycine_max_v4.0, whole genome shotgun sequence, a single window of DNA contains:
- the LOC100787989 gene encoding O-glucosyltransferase rumi homolog isoform X2 has product MTRWTLFSVTVLAAFVASSFFLEIDLSRITSTTILKTIIVFNNQQPQFPLNCTNGKSASTCPSYYPTKLEFDDDSSNTSCPEYFRWIHEDLKPWESTGITRDMVERGKHISHFRLVIVNGKAYIEKFAKSYQTRDVFTIWGILQLLRLYPGKIPDLELMFQCGDRTVVFKKDFQVPKMSPPPVFHYCGEENSYDIVFPDWTFWGWAELSIRPWETTLHNILEGNKLVKWKDRIPYAFWKGNPTVSIIRRELGKCNTTEKHDWNARIYDIQWLRERASNFENSKLENQCTFRYKIYAEGITWSVSEKYIIACDSMTMFIEPRYYDFFTRSMLPLQHYWPINTKNMCEEIKYAVDWGNAHLDNAQAIGNGGTNYIVENLKMKFVYDYMFHLLNRYSKLLKFKPTIPIGAVEICSESMACSLRGLRKSFMVESMVTSPSDTPPCTMPPPYTPETLKEFLQEKENLIKQVKTRVINTKQ; this is encoded by the exons tctaGAATTACAAGCACTACTATTCTCAAGACAATTATAGTATTCAATAATCAACAACCTCAATTCCCACTTAATTGCACCAATGGGAAGTCAGCATCAACATGTCCATCATACTATCCAACAAAACTTGAGTTTGATGATGATTCATCTAATACATCATGTCCAGAGTACTTTAGATGGATCCATGAAGATTTAAAACCATGGGAGAGTACAGGAATCACAAGGGACATGGTTGAAAGAGGAAAACATATTTCACATTTTAGGCTTGTAATTGTAAACGGAAAAGCTTATATAGAAAAGTTTGCCAAATCGTATCAAACAAGGGATGTGTTTACAATATGGGGAATTTTGCAACTTCTAAGGTTGTACCCGGGAAAGATACCAGATTTGGAGCTAATGTTTCAATGTGGGGACAGGACTGTTGTATTCAAAAAAGATTTCCAAGTACCAAAAATGTCACCTCCACCTGTTTTCCATTATTGTGGAGAAGAAAATTCATATGACATTGTCTTCCCTGATTGGACCTTCTGGGGTTG GGCTGAGCTTAGCATAAGACCATGGGAAACAACATTACATAATATACTAGAAGGCAACAAGCTTGTCAAATGGAAGGATAGGATACCCTATGCTTTTTGGAAGGGCAACCCAACAGTGTCTATTATTAGGAGAGAACTCGGCAAGTGCAACACCACAGAAAAACATGATTGGAATGCAAGAATATATGACATA cAATGGTTGCGGGAGAGAGCAAGTAATTTTGAGAACTCAAAACTTGAAAATCAATGTACCTTTAG ATATAAGATCTATGCAGAAGGGATCACATGGTCTGTGAGTGAAAAGTACATAATAGCATGTGACTCTATGACTATGTTCATAGAACCTAGGTATTATGACTTCTTTACAAGAAGCATGTTACCTTTGCAACACTATTGGCCTATCAACACCAAAAACATGTGTGAAGAGATTAAGTATGCAGTGGACTGGGGAAATGCTCACCTTGATAAT gCACAAGCAATTGGCAATGGAGGAACTAACTACATCGTAGAGAATTTAAAGATGAAATTTGTATATGACTACATGTTTCATTTATTAAATCGGTATtcaaaactcttgaaattcaaaccaACCATACCTATAGGAGCTGTTGAGATTTGTTCTGAAAGTATGGCTTGTTCCTTGCGTGGTTTAAGGAAAAGTTTTATGGTTGAGTCCATGGTGACCTCACCGAGTGATACACCTCCATGTACAATGCCTCCTCCTTATACACCTGAAACTCTAAAAGAGTTTctgcaagaaaaagagaatttaATCAAACAAGTGAAGACAAGAGTGATCAATACAAAACAATAA
- the LOC100787989 gene encoding O-glucosyltransferase rumi homolog isoform X1 — MANTNKQGCDHQSSSNKDKRWVSTYGLFSLAFLFVFAATNFIVNWVDLSRITSTTILKTIIVFNNQQPQFPLNCTNGKSASTCPSYYPTKLEFDDDSSNTSCPEYFRWIHEDLKPWESTGITRDMVERGKHISHFRLVIVNGKAYIEKFAKSYQTRDVFTIWGILQLLRLYPGKIPDLELMFQCGDRTVVFKKDFQVPKMSPPPVFHYCGEENSYDIVFPDWTFWGWAELSIRPWETTLHNILEGNKLVKWKDRIPYAFWKGNPTVSIIRRELGKCNTTEKHDWNARIYDIQWLRERASNFENSKLENQCTFRYKIYAEGITWSVSEKYIIACDSMTMFIEPRYYDFFTRSMLPLQHYWPINTKNMCEEIKYAVDWGNAHLDNAQAIGNGGTNYIVENLKMKFVYDYMFHLLNRYSKLLKFKPTIPIGAVEICSESMACSLRGLRKSFMVESMVTSPSDTPPCTMPPPYTPETLKEFLQEKENLIKQVKTRVINTKQ; from the exons tctaGAATTACAAGCACTACTATTCTCAAGACAATTATAGTATTCAATAATCAACAACCTCAATTCCCACTTAATTGCACCAATGGGAAGTCAGCATCAACATGTCCATCATACTATCCAACAAAACTTGAGTTTGATGATGATTCATCTAATACATCATGTCCAGAGTACTTTAGATGGATCCATGAAGATTTAAAACCATGGGAGAGTACAGGAATCACAAGGGACATGGTTGAAAGAGGAAAACATATTTCACATTTTAGGCTTGTAATTGTAAACGGAAAAGCTTATATAGAAAAGTTTGCCAAATCGTATCAAACAAGGGATGTGTTTACAATATGGGGAATTTTGCAACTTCTAAGGTTGTACCCGGGAAAGATACCAGATTTGGAGCTAATGTTTCAATGTGGGGACAGGACTGTTGTATTCAAAAAAGATTTCCAAGTACCAAAAATGTCACCTCCACCTGTTTTCCATTATTGTGGAGAAGAAAATTCATATGACATTGTCTTCCCTGATTGGACCTTCTGGGGTTG GGCTGAGCTTAGCATAAGACCATGGGAAACAACATTACATAATATACTAGAAGGCAACAAGCTTGTCAAATGGAAGGATAGGATACCCTATGCTTTTTGGAAGGGCAACCCAACAGTGTCTATTATTAGGAGAGAACTCGGCAAGTGCAACACCACAGAAAAACATGATTGGAATGCAAGAATATATGACATA cAATGGTTGCGGGAGAGAGCAAGTAATTTTGAGAACTCAAAACTTGAAAATCAATGTACCTTTAG ATATAAGATCTATGCAGAAGGGATCACATGGTCTGTGAGTGAAAAGTACATAATAGCATGTGACTCTATGACTATGTTCATAGAACCTAGGTATTATGACTTCTTTACAAGAAGCATGTTACCTTTGCAACACTATTGGCCTATCAACACCAAAAACATGTGTGAAGAGATTAAGTATGCAGTGGACTGGGGAAATGCTCACCTTGATAAT gCACAAGCAATTGGCAATGGAGGAACTAACTACATCGTAGAGAATTTAAAGATGAAATTTGTATATGACTACATGTTTCATTTATTAAATCGGTATtcaaaactcttgaaattcaaaccaACCATACCTATAGGAGCTGTTGAGATTTGTTCTGAAAGTATGGCTTGTTCCTTGCGTGGTTTAAGGAAAAGTTTTATGGTTGAGTCCATGGTGACCTCACCGAGTGATACACCTCCATGTACAATGCCTCCTCCTTATACACCTGAAACTCTAAAAGAGTTTctgcaagaaaaagagaatttaATCAAACAAGTGAAGACAAGAGTGATCAATACAAAACAATAA